A window of the Brassica oleracea var. oleracea cultivar TO1000 chromosome C1, BOL, whole genome shotgun sequence genome harbors these coding sequences:
- the LOC106322449 gene encoding armadillo repeat-containing protein 6: MATRAISQEAFDDLVKENVEDLGMEPSEALEDALHTLKLQGVDLSGIITCVPGESSVKDNPVIACLDRLKEVDDDLDEISSLLVKLNELCSSQESGNVAIATKHGAVELTCSICSKIKIDSRSNCIVVPCLKALAALIHDIQSTEAFRNASGPRIVVDLIRDSGSDSDSLDAGFAVVAAAATGNEVVKEIFMELKVDELILKVLNRESKITIRALYDAIRVLLTPDDNRVVASQVYGYARTFAKLGIARALTEALQAGIGSDSLVSASIALKSIAVNDEICKSIAESGGIDTLLRCIDDSGEQGNNTAAKTCCSLLSKLAGSDSNKNTIVEKRGLDKLIKLAQRFSDDPLVVQEVMSIISIICLRSPDHAASAIEAGAGDLAIQAMKRFPAAAQMQRNACNMIRNIAVRNAENRKILLANGIEKLIRSAKANNEICRASATDALRDLGLDNYNC, encoded by the exons ATGGCTACTCGAGCGATATCTCAGGAGGCATTCGACGATCTCGTCAAGGAAAACGTGGAAGATCTAGGAATGGAACCTTCCGAAGCTCTCGAAGACGCTCTCCACACACTCAAGCTCCAAGGCGTCGATCTCTCCG GGATCATCACTTGTGTTCCAGGAGAGAGCAGCGTCAAGGACAATCCAGTGATTGCTTGTTTAGATAGACTCAAAGAGGTCGATGATGATTTGGATGAGATTTCGAGTTTGTTAGTCAAGCTCAACGAGCTTTGCAGCAGCCAAGAGTCAGGGAACGTGGCGATTGCTACGAAGCATGGTGCCGTGGAGCTAACATGCTCGATTTGCTCCAAAATCAAGATAGACTCTAGAAGTAACTGCATTGTTGTTCCGTGTTTGAAAGCTTTGGCTGCGTTGATCCATG ACATTCAGAGCACGGAGGCGTTTAGGAACGCTTCTGGACCGAGGATTGTGGTTGATCTTATAAGAGACTCCGGCTCGGATTCTGATTCTTTAGATGCTGGCTTTGCTGTTGTTGCTGCTGCTGCGACTGGTAATGAAGTTGTGAAGGAGATATTCATGGAGCTGAAAGTGGATGAGCTTATTCTGAAAGTGCTGAATCGTGAGAGTAAAATCACCATTAGAGCTTTGTATGATGCAATTCGTGTTCTTTTGACCCCAGATGACAACCGTGTGGTTGCTTCCCAA GTTTATGGTTATGCGCGGACTTTTGCCAAATTAGGGATTGCAAGAGCCCTCACGGAAGCATTACAGGCAGGGATTGGCTCGGATAGCTTGGTCTCAGCAAGTATTGCGTTAAAATCAATTGCTGTAAAC GATGAAATATGTAAATCTATTGCTGAAAGTGGTGGAATAGACACACTTCTTAGGTGTATTGATGATAGCGGTGAACAAGGCAACAATACTGCTGCTAAGACATGCTGTTCCCTGTTGTCCAAG TTGGCAGGAAGTGACTCTAATAAGAATACCATAGTTGAGAAGCGGGGACTAGACAAGCTAATCAAACTCGCACAACGATTCTCGGACGATCCTCTAGTCGTACAAGAG GTCATGTCGATAATCTCTATAATATGTCTGAGATCACCAGACCACGCAGCCAGTGCTATTGAAGCTGGAGCTGGTGATCTGGCGATCCAAGCTATGAAGAGGTTTCCAGCAGCGGCTCAGATGCAGAGAAACGCTTGCAACATGATAAGGAACATTGCTGTGAGAAATGCAGAGAACAG AAAAATTCTGCTTGCCAATGGAATTGAGAAGCTGATAAGGAGTGCTAAGGCCAACAATGAGATATGCAGAGCCTCTGCAACTGATGCACTGAGAGACCTTGGCCTTGATAACTACAATTGCTAA
- the LOC106345082 gene encoding E3 ubiquitin-protein ligase RNF170: protein MEVKTDEVNAAATETHGLSEPEEASNAVVLADGAVTAAEERKIERDNGGERRKIQSETPPEDDCCPICFGSFTVPCRGDCGHWYCGSCILQYWNYAAVSRPCKCPMCVRHITKLSPEASLQHRQEPEVKEVLVKIRRYNRLFVGGLTGFLQKVQELPLLMKRMVWHIMDPDTTNLHFNEVRIFAMLMSTLYTATEFNFIPTGGFRIVTVFEFSAIAMILILRLVGVYRRRRLAQRVRHVAAAELEPE from the exons ATGGAGGTGAAAACCGACGAGGTAAACGCCGCGGCGACGGAAACTCATGGCCTTAGCGAGCCGGAGGAGGCGTCGAACGCCGTCGTGCTCGCTGACGGAGCCGTGACGGCAGCAGAGGAGAGGAAGATCGAAAGGGATAATGGCGGAGAGAGGAGGAAGATACAGAGCGAGACGCCTCCAGAGGATGATTGTTGCCCGATCTGCTTCGGCTCCTTCACGGTTCCGTGTCGAGGAGATTGTGGCCATTGGTATTGCG GAAGCTGCATCTTGCAGTACTGGAACTACGCTGCGGTATCAAGGCCTTGCAAGTGTCCCATGTGTGTTCGTCACATCACGAAGCTGTCACCGGAAGCGTCCTTGCAACATCGCCAAGAGCCAGAGGTGAAGGAGGTTCTTGTGAAGATCCGTAGGTATAACCGTCTCTTTGTTGGAGGTTTAACTGGCTTTCTTCAG AAAGTGCAGGAGCTGCCTTTGTTAATGAAGAGAATGGTGTGGCACATTATGGATCCAGATACTACCAACCTGCATTTTAACGAAGTTCGCATCTTTGCA ATGTTGATGAGTACCCTCTACACTGCCACCGAGTTTAACTTCATCCCAACGG GAGGGTTCAGAATAGTGACGGTGTTCGAGTTCAGTGCTATTGCAATGATCCTGATTCTGCGCTTGGTGGGGGTATATAGGAGGAGACGTCTTGCTCAGCGGGTTAGGCATGTTGCAGCTGCAGAACTTGAACCAGAATAG
- the LOC106294775 gene encoding zinc finger SWIM domain-containing protein 7 isoform X1: MSVTVLVADAVWSNIESTGSVTEEQLSILLACGGYYCLHLLFGKNLEKATRIIDKRGVKKISGLPSGRSIFQVVGESQKREEYLCFPGDYCGCYSFFYDVVSRGEQQCCKHQLAARMASSLGAYSEIEVSDEQLAVMLSKI, translated from the exons ATGAGCGTCACTGTTCTGGTCGCAGACGCCGTCTGGTCGAACATCGAATCTACCGGCTCAG TAACTGAAGAACAGCTCTCAAT TCTTTTGGCATGTGGAGGATACTACTG CTTGCATTTGTTGTTTGGTAAGAACCTTGAGAAAGCGACCAGAATAATCGACAAGAGAGGCGTCAAGAAAATCTCTGGATTACCCAGTGGAAGATCCATCTTTCAG GTTGTTGGAGAATCTCAAAAGAGGGAAGAGTATCTCTGCTTCCCAGGAGATTACTGTGGATGCTATTCTTTCTTCTATGATGTTGTTAGCAGAGGAGAACAGCAATGT TGTAAGCATCAATTGGCTGCGAGGATGGCTTCTTCTTTGGGTGCATACAGCGAGATTGAGGTATCAGATGAGCAGCTTGCCGTGATGCTTTCAAAGATCTGA
- the LOC106294775 gene encoding zinc finger SWIM domain-containing protein 7 isoform X2: MSVTVLVADAVWSNIESTGSVTEEQLSILHLLFGKNLEKATRIIDKRGVKKISGLPSGRSIFQVVGESQKREEYLCFPGDYCGCYSFFYDVVSRGEQQCCKHQLAARMASSLGAYSEIEVSDEQLAVMLSKI; the protein is encoded by the exons ATGAGCGTCACTGTTCTGGTCGCAGACGCCGTCTGGTCGAACATCGAATCTACCGGCTCAG TAACTGAAGAACAGCTCTCAAT CTTGCATTTGTTGTTTGGTAAGAACCTTGAGAAAGCGACCAGAATAATCGACAAGAGAGGCGTCAAGAAAATCTCTGGATTACCCAGTGGAAGATCCATCTTTCAG GTTGTTGGAGAATCTCAAAAGAGGGAAGAGTATCTCTGCTTCCCAGGAGATTACTGTGGATGCTATTCTTTCTTCTATGATGTTGTTAGCAGAGGAGAACAGCAATGT TGTAAGCATCAATTGGCTGCGAGGATGGCTTCTTCTTTGGGTGCATACAGCGAGATTGAGGTATCAGATGAGCAGCTTGCCGTGATGCTTTCAAAGATCTGA
- the LOC106294605 gene encoding 40S ribosomal protein S29: MGFAAIWNSHPKKYGPGSRTCRVCGNSHGLIRKYGLNCCRQCFRSNAKEIGFIKYR, from the exons ATGGGTTTCGCTGCGATCTGGAACTCTCACCCCAAGAAGTACGGGCCTGGTTCCCGCACCTG CCGTGTGTGCGGAAACTCGCACGGGCTAATCAGGAAGTATGGACTTAACTGCTGTAGGCAGTGCTTCCGTAGCAACGCCAAGGAAATCGGATTCATCAAG TACCGTTAA